The following nucleotide sequence is from Nautilia sp. PV-1.
AGAACTCTTAGAAGAGTTTGAAAAATAAACTAAATATTTTTGGCGGCGTTTGCCAAATCCCACATAGGCAGGAATATTCCAAGAGCAATCCAAAGTACCAATGCACCTATTACCGTTAACATAATCGGTTCAATTGCAGCCTGCATATTATCAATAATATCCTGGAATCTGTCTTCATAATATCCGGCCGCGCTCTCGAGCATTGTATCAAGCTCCCCTGATTCTTCACCTGCACTGATCATTCTTAAAGCAACAAAGTTAACCAAATCCTGCTCCGCAACCATTTCAGCAAAGCTTCTACCCTGATTAATTCCTTTAATAATTTCCTGAATTTTTCTTTTTATTACCTCGTTCGCAATAATACCTTCACTGATTTTTAAAGCGTCCACAAGAGGAATACCACTTTTCAAAAGTGATGCCATAGTCATTAAAAATCTGTGTAAAGACGAATAAAGAATTATTTTATTAATCAGATATGTCTTTAAAAGTATTTTATCCACTTTATATTTGAAATCAAGCGATATTTTATAAAAGAAATTAACAGCTACAATGATTATAATCAATACACTTAAAACCACAACTCCGTAATTAGATAAAATATCTTCGGTTTTTAAAAGCATAATAGTCGGAAGCGGCAGCTGAGCATGCAGCTGATCAAACATAGATTTAAATTTCGGCACAACAACCAAAATTAAAAACGTAAATGCTCCAGCAATAGCAAACAGCGTAATTACCGGATAACGCAATGCTTTTACCATTTTTCTTCTGTTTTCATACATGTTTTCATAAATCTGTGCAAGACTTTCAAGCGCCATAACCAAATCCCCGGTCTGTTCACCGAGTCTCACCATTGCAAGGGAAATACCGCCTAAGTACTCTTCATATTCAGCAAATACGTCTGATAAAGATTTACCACTGTCAATCGCTTCCGCAGCTTTTAAAAACACTTCTTTAATTAAAGCGTCTTTTGTATTGTTAGCAATATCTTCCAACGCGTCTTTAAGAGATATACCGGCTTTTATCAATACGGACAGCTGTCTTATGGAGGAGATATACGACGGATAATTAAGTTTTTTTCTTAAAATTTTGGATTTAAAAATATCTTTTGCAACTTTAATCTTTTCTTCCAAAGGCATAGGTATTTCTTCTATTTTTACAAGAAGACCTTTATTTGTCTTTTTACCGTCAATAATAGCTTCCGCTTTATTAAGCGATTTTAATATTACCTCCTGCTGATGCCCTTTATATAAAAACGTTATCTTATAATATCTCATAGCTTAGCCACCCTGTATACTTCTTCTAATGTAGTAATACCTTTCAAAGCTTTTAATAATCCGTCATAAAACATTGTTTTATAATCCTTTCCTCTGAGATAATGTAAAAGTTCGAGTTTTTCTTTTTTCTTTGATATCATCGATTCAAGATTTTCATCGTTTAAAAACACTTCTGTTATTAACGTTCTTCCCGCATATCCGGTCATATTACACTTTTCACAACCTTTTCCTCTGTAAAAAACGGAATCTTTAGGTAAAATATTTTTTATTGGTTCAAGATATACATCGGCAGGTTTATACGTTGTTTTACAGTATGGACATATAGTTTTTACAAGTCTTTGAGCTTCTATTCCGATTAACGCGGTTGCGACCAAAAACGAATCGGCTCCCATATCTATCATTCTGTTAATTGCACTTACAGCATCATTTGTATGTAATGTTGATAAAACCAAGTGACCGGTCATTGCCGCTTTAATAGCAATTTCAAGTGTTTCAAGATCCCTTATCTCCCCAATCATTATAATATCAGGGTCCTGTCTTAGTATACTTCTTAAAGCTCCGGCAAACGTTAGACCTACTTTGGGATTTACCTGCACCTGCTGAATACCTTTTAATTTATATTCCACAGGGTCTTCAACAGTAATTATTTTTTTATCGGTACTGTTTATTTCATTCAGCGCAGCATATAATGTAGTAGATTTACCGCTTCCTGTAGGACCGGTAACAAGAAAAATACCGTTAGGCTGTGACAATGCTTTTTTTAGCAGGCTTAAATTTTTTTCACTTATACCTATTTCATCTATTCTTTTTAAAATACTTCTTTTATCAAGAATCCTTATAACAATGCTTTCACCCCATATAGTTGGAAGCGTTGACACCCTGAAGTCAAATTTGTTTTTACCGAACTGCATTGAAAAAACCGTCCTGAGGTTTTCTTTTTTCACTGACGTCAAGCCCTGCGAGGAGCTTTATTCTTGAATTTATAGCATAAAATATTTCTTCGTCAAAATCCAAAAATTCATATAAAGTTCCGAATATTCTGATTCTAACCTCAGCCTCACCCTCTTCCGCCTCTATATGAATATCACTAGCGTTTCTTTCTATTGCGCTAACAATAATATATTTAATGAGCCTCATTATAGCGGACTCGTCGCCTTTTATTTCCTGTCCTTTAAGCTCTTTTTTTATATCATTTAAAATTTCTCTTACTTTTTCCCTGTCTTCTACTTTTTTAATAACTTTTCTGATATCATCCCTGAAAGCAAGAACAATTTCTAAATTTTTATCATGGAAAAATCTTTTTATAAGAGCCTGTGCATTCCAGTCAAGAGGGTCAGCCATTGCGACAACAACTTTATCGTATTTAACTTCAACGGGCACGGACATGGTCTGTTTTAATATGTTAACAGGTATTTTAATATCTCTGAGCCTTACATGCTCCAAATCGTCAATATATCTTATACCCATCTGTTTAGAAACATGCTCAAGATAGTCTTTTTTAGAAATAAATCCGAGTTCAAATAAAATATCTACAAATTTTTTAGCGGGATATTTTTGCTGATATTCCAGCGCCTTTTTATACTGATCTTCAGAAATTATTTTTTCTTTTAACCATTTTTCTTCAGCTTTCACCAATAATACTCCCTATTTTTAAGTTCGCCGTTAGAAATTGTATCGATTACAACATTATTATTATGACTGATCCATACTTTATATACTGTATTTTTACTGACGTTAATTTCCAGAGTGTTCTTTTCCCTTTTAAAAGAGCCGTTTTCTATCAGACCGAATGCTTTTCCTAAACTGTTATCCGTAATTTGAGGAAGTTTTATATTGCCTATTTTTAAATCATCGTCGATTATCTGCATAATAAGTTTTTTCATTAAAAAAAGCGTTACTATATATGTGGCGTTTTTACGCCCTTCTTTAGTAACTTTCAATACTTTAGCCAAATCAAGGGCCGGTGTAAGATATCTTTTTTTCAAGCAGGCATATGCTACCAGCGAAAGAAGATCTTCCCTTTTATTATTGTATTTATTGATAAAAATCCATCTTTTATCACATATATATGAATAATATTTGTTATTAAAGAGCTGCAGCAAAGACATATTTTTAAGATCATTTTGAGATGCAAATAATGACGCTAAAAAAAGTATAAGTATTATTATTTTTCTCATTAACCATCTCCTTTATTAAAACAATCAATTATATCAAATTATTTGCTATAATTCCAAAAAAAAGGAGATTTAGTATGTCACTAAATATGTATTATGACAAAGATTGTGATTTAAATATAATCAAAAGTAAAAAAGTTGCAATGATAGGATTCGGAAGCCAGGGTCACGCTCACGCACTTAACCTAAGAGACAGCGGCGTTGACGTAGTAGTAGGTCTTAGAAAAGGAAGCAAATCTTGGGAAAAAGCGGAAGCTCAGGGATTTAAAGTACTTCCTGTTGATGAAGCAGTAAAAGAAGCTGACGTTGTAATGATTCTTCTTCCTGATGAAATTCAAGCGGATATTTACTACTCTCAAATCGAACCGAATCTTAAAAAAGGCGCAACAATCGCATTCGGTCACGGATTCAATATCCATTTCGGTCAAATTAAACCAAGAGAAGACTTAAGCGTAATTATGGTAGCTCCAAAAGCTCCGGGTCACACTGTTAGAAGCGAATTCGTAAGAGGCGGCGGTATTCCTGATCTTATCGCTGTATATCAAGGCGGTGAAGAAGCTAAAAAACTGGCTCTATCTTACGCAAGCGCAATCGGAGGAGGAAGAACAGGAATTATTGAAACAACTTTCAAAGATGAAACTGAAACTGACCTTTTCGGTGAGCAGGCAGTTCTATGCGGCGGTGTAACTGCTCTTATCAATGCTGGTTTCGAAACACTTACAGAAGCTGGATACGCTCCTGAAATGGCATATTTCGAATGTCTTCACGAACTTAAACTAATCGTTGATTTATTATATGAAGGCGGTATGGCAAACATGAGATATTCAATCTCAAATACTGCTGAATACGGTGACTACGTAAGCGGGCCTAGAGTAATCGGTGAAGAAAGCAAAAAAGCAATGAAAGAAATTCTTAAAGAAATCCAAAACGGTAAATTCGCTAAAGACTTCATTCTTGAAAGAAAAGCGGGTTATGTAAGAATGAACGCTGAAAGACAGCTTACAGAAAACAGCCTTCTTGAACAGACAGGTAAAAAACTAAGAGAAATGATGCCTTGGATTACTAAAAACAAAATAGTAGACCCTACTAAAAACTAATTTCTCTCCCTTTTGGGACTTACAAAGTTTATAAAGTAGATTTTGTAAGTTACAAAAAAGGAGAAAATTTGGCACAGGTTATTACTATTACAAGCGGAAAAGGCGGAGTCGGAAAATCGACAACCACTGCGAATATCGCAACGGCGTTGGCAAAACTCGGCAAAAAAGTCGTAGCGGTCGATTTCGATATCGGACTTAGAAACCTGGATATGATTTTAGGACTTGAAAACAGAATTGTCTATGATGTGGTAGACGTAATGGAAGGAAACTGCAATCTTGCACAGGCTGTTATTAAAGACAAGAGAACACAAAATCTACACTTCCTTCCGGCAAGTCAGACAAAAGACAAAAATGTCCTAAATAAAGAAAAAGTCGAAAAACTGATTGAAGAGCTTAAAAAAGATTTTGATTACATTTTGGTAGATTCCCCTGCCGGGATTGAAAGCGGATTTGAACATTCTATTTATCTTGCCGACAGGGCACTTATAGTTACGACTCCTGAAATTTCTTCGGTAAGGGACGCAGACAGGGTTATAGGTATAATAGACGCAAAAAGCAAAAAAGCCCAGGAAGGCGAAGAAGTTCAAAAACATATAATCGTAAACAGAATAAAACCCGAACTTGTGGAAAAAGGAGAAATGCTTTCAATTGACGACGTGCTTCATATACTCGCACTTCCTCTTATAGGTGTCGTTCCTGATGACGAAGATATTGTAAAATCGACTAACCTGGGTGAACCTATCGCACTTAATGAAAAATCAATCGTCGGAGAAGCTTTCAGAAGAATTGCAAAAAGAATTGAGGGAGAAGAAGTCGAATTTTTAGATTTAAAAACTAAAAAAGGATTTTTAGGCAAATTAAAAGGACTTTTCAAATGAGTTTTTTTGACATATTCAAAAAGAAAAAATCAAAAGACGTAGCAAAAGACAGACTTATGATGATGCTTGCTTATGAAAGAGCAAATACCAAAATCGACAATCTTGATGAAATGAAAAAAGATTTAATCAATGTCGTTAAAAAATACCTTAACGTAAAAGATGTCCACATAAAATCAAACTCAAACCAGGACATAGAAACTCTGGAAGTGGAAATAATCCTTAACAAATGAAAAAAACTCATAGAAAAAAGAAAAAGACTTCAAAAAAGTCTTCTTTTAATCTTAAATACATAATTTATTTTCTGATACTAATTATTTTTTCACTAAGCGCTTTTATAGTCGGAATAGTATATACCCAGAAAAATTACGAAAAAGAGCTAAAAAAAACACAAAACAGCATAAAAATTCTTCAGGAAAAAATAAAACAGCTAAAATCACAGACAAAAATAAAAAAAGAAAACGCATCTGCTTCAGTTCCGTCAGAAATAATGGACTATAATAAAGCCCACAATACGACGGTAATACTTCCTCCTAAAGAAACAGTTCAGCCCGTTATTCCTGTTTCGAAAAAGCCCAAACTTGTAATAATAATTGACGATGTTTCCTTTAAAGGCCAGGTTAATAAAATCAAAGCGATACCTTTTCATGTTACGCCTTCGTTTTTTCCTCCCACAAACAGACATCCGAATACGGCAATTTACGCTAAAGAATTTTCCCATTATATGATTCATCTTCCTTTAGAAGCGATACACTTCAACAAACCGGAACCTAAAACTCTAAATATAAACGATTCTTACGCAACTATTTTAAACAGAATAAAAGAAGTCAAAAAAGACTTTCCAAAAGCAAAATTCATAAATAATCATACCGGCAGCACGTTTACCGCTAACAAAGAAGCGATGCTAAAACTCTTCAGGGCTTTAAAAACTGAGCATTTGGGATTTGTCGATTCGAAAACAACACCGTATTCAAAATCTCAAATTGCGGACAAAACCTATCGTATACCGTTATATTCGAGAAATATATTTTTGGACAATGAAGAAAATCCTGAATATATACGCAACCAGCTTAAAAAAGCTATAAGAATCGCAAAAAAAAGAGGTTACGCCATAGCAATAGGACATCCTCATTCCGTAACCCTGCAGACACTTAAAAATTCAACGGATTTACTTAAAAACATAGACGTGGTATATATTGATGAACTTGCCAAAAAATAAAATAGAATATTCGGGTTTTGAACTGTACTACAAAGGCAATATTGAACTTTTAAACAAACCTAAAGTCGCAATAGTCGGAAGCAGAAGAGCCGGCAGATATTCAAAAGAGACGGTAAAACTTTTAGCAAGAAAACTTTCAAAGAAATACACTGTTGTAAGCGGTGGCGCTTTGGGAATTGACAAAGCGGCACATGAAGGAGCGTATCCCAATACGATATT
It contains:
- a CDS encoding divergent polysaccharide deacetylase family protein, which gives rise to MKKTHRKKKKTSKKSSFNLKYIIYFLILIIFSLSAFIVGIVYTQKNYEKELKKTQNSIKILQEKIKQLKSQTKIKKENASASVPSEIMDYNKAHNTTVILPPKETVQPVIPVSKKPKLVIIIDDVSFKGQVNKIKAIPFHVTPSFFPPTNRHPNTAIYAKEFSHYMIHLPLEAIHFNKPEPKTLNINDSYATILNRIKEVKKDFPKAKFINNHTGSTFTANKEAMLKLFRALKTEHLGFVDSKTTPYSKSQIADKTYRIPLYSRNIFLDNEENPEYIRNQLKKAIRIAKKRGYAIAIGHPHSVTLQTLKNSTDLLKNIDVVYIDELAKK
- the ilvC gene encoding ketol-acid reductoisomerase; translated protein: MSLNMYYDKDCDLNIIKSKKVAMIGFGSQGHAHALNLRDSGVDVVVGLRKGSKSWEKAEAQGFKVLPVDEAVKEADVVMILLPDEIQADIYYSQIEPNLKKGATIAFGHGFNIHFGQIKPREDLSVIMVAPKAPGHTVRSEFVRGGGIPDLIAVYQGGEEAKKLALSYASAIGGGRTGIIETTFKDETETDLFGEQAVLCGGVTALINAGFETLTEAGYAPEMAYFECLHELKLIVDLLYEGGMANMRYSISNTAEYGDYVSGPRVIGEESKKAMKEILKEIQNGKFAKDFILERKAGYVRMNAERQLTENSLLEQTGKKLREMMPWITKNKIVDPTKN
- the minD gene encoding septum site-determining protein MinD is translated as MAQVITITSGKGGVGKSTTTANIATALAKLGKKVVAVDFDIGLRNLDMILGLENRIVYDVVDVMEGNCNLAQAVIKDKRTQNLHFLPASQTKDKNVLNKEKVEKLIEELKKDFDYILVDSPAGIESGFEHSIYLADRALIVTTPEISSVRDADRVIGIIDAKSKKAQEGEEVQKHIIVNRIKPELVEKGEMLSIDDVLHILALPLIGVVPDDEDIVKSTNLGEPIALNEKSIVGEAFRRIAKRIEGEEVEFLDLKTKKGFLGKLKGLFK
- a CDS encoding type II secretion system F family protein is translated as MRYYKITFLYKGHQQEVILKSLNKAEAIIDGKKTNKGLLVKIEEIPMPLEEKIKVAKDIFKSKILRKKLNYPSYISSIRQLSVLIKAGISLKDALEDIANNTKDALIKEVFLKAAEAIDSGKSLSDVFAEYEEYLGGISLAMVRLGEQTGDLVMALESLAQIYENMYENRRKMVKALRYPVITLFAIAGAFTFLILVVVPKFKSMFDQLHAQLPLPTIMLLKTEDILSNYGVVVLSVLIIIIVAVNFFYKISLDFKYKVDKILLKTYLINKIILYSSLHRFLMTMASLLKSGIPLVDALKISEGIIANEVIKRKIQEIIKGINQGRSFAEMVAEQDLVNFVALRMISAGEESGELDTMLESAAGYYEDRFQDIIDNMQAAIEPIMLTVIGALVLWIALGIFLPMWDLANAAKNI
- the minE gene encoding cell division topological specificity factor MinE, translating into MSFFDIFKKKKSKDVAKDRLMMMLAYERANTKIDNLDEMKKDLINVVKKYLNVKDVHIKSNSNQDIETLEVEIILNK